One stretch of Pseudomonas azotoformans DNA includes these proteins:
- a CDS encoding ABC transporter substrate-binding protein, with protein MLDNRPFKRLLLGTALALGLIGSAAAADLQPLRVANQKSTIKALLEASGETRNVPYTIQWSEFPSASPLGEALNAGAVDIGALGDAPYVFALGAGASLKVVSIIHSEGRTTTALVVPKDSPIKTVADLKGKKIVTGRGSIGHYLAIKALATAGLTTQDVQFIFLLPSESRLVLDNGTADAWATWDPYTTVVTSQSQARVLISGNQLLSNHLYLAATSQAIADKRPQLDDFVARVDRAYAWANTHPNEYAAAQARITGLPLDVHVTVAKDTRLNPVTIDDAVIRGLQATADTYQQEGLLLKHIDVSQGFDKSFNAKRVPFNQASR; from the coding sequence ATGCTCGACAACCGCCCTTTCAAACGCCTGCTCCTGGGCACCGCCCTCGCCCTTGGCCTGATCGGCAGCGCCGCTGCCGCCGACCTGCAACCGCTGCGGGTGGCCAACCAGAAGTCGACAATCAAGGCGCTGCTGGAAGCCTCCGGCGAAACCCGGAATGTGCCTTACACGATCCAGTGGTCGGAGTTCCCATCGGCCTCGCCGCTGGGCGAAGCACTCAACGCCGGTGCCGTGGACATCGGCGCCCTCGGTGATGCGCCGTACGTGTTCGCCCTCGGTGCCGGTGCCTCCCTCAAGGTGGTCAGCATCATCCACTCCGAAGGGCGCACCACGACCGCCCTGGTCGTGCCCAAGGACTCACCGATCAAGACCGTTGCCGACCTCAAGGGCAAGAAGATCGTCACCGGGCGCGGCTCCATCGGCCATTACCTGGCGATCAAGGCCCTGGCCACCGCCGGCCTGACCACCCAGGATGTGCAGTTCATTTTCCTGCTGCCCAGCGAATCACGCCTGGTGCTGGATAACGGCACCGCCGACGCCTGGGCCACCTGGGACCCGTACACCACTGTGGTCACTTCACAAAGCCAGGCCCGTGTGCTGATCAGCGGCAACCAACTGTTGAGCAACCACCTGTACCTCGCCGCCACAAGCCAGGCCATCGCCGACAAGCGCCCGCAGCTCGACGACTTTGTCGCCCGCGTCGACCGCGCGTATGCCTGGGCCAACACCCACCCCAATGAATACGCCGCCGCCCAGGCCAGGATCACCGGCCTGCCGCTGGACGTGCATGTGACGGTGGCCAAGGACACCCGCCTGAACCCGGTCACGATCGACGATGCGGTGATCAGGGGCCTGCAAGCGACCGCCGACACCTATCAACAGGAAGGCCTGCTGCTCAAGCACATCGACGTGTCGCAGGGCTTCGACAAGAGCTTCAACGCCAAGCGTGTCCCCTTCAACCAAGCCTCGCGCTAA
- a CDS encoding rhodanese homology domain-containing protein: protein MTTLSTRSFARIRQALLDHAEVALIDVREEAPFAESHPLFAANIPLSKLELEVYARIPRRDTQVTVYDNGEGLAARAAERLVALGYSQVSLLEGGLDGWRKAGGELFIDVNVPSKAFGELVESERHTPSLAAEEVQALLDSQADVVVLDARRFDEYQTMSIPTGISVPGAELVLRARELAPDPATRIIVNCAGRTRSIIGTQSLINAGVANPVSALRNGTIGWTLAGQKLAHGQSRRFAPTSEEHRQIAAVDARRVADKASVGRATLSDLRTWQQDTTRTTYLFDVRTPEEFEAGHLPGARSTPGGQLVQETDHFASVRGARLVLADDDGVRANMSASWLAQLGWEVHVLDDLQAAHLSEQGTWVAPVPVPPQAELISPHTLVDWLAHGDTVVLDFTASANYVKRHIPGAWWVLRAQLAEALAKVPAAQRYVLTCGSSQLARLAVAEVETLTGKQVFLLQDGTAGWINAQLPLEAGETHLASPRIDRYRRPYEGTDNPREAMQAYLDWEFGLVDQLARDGTHGFHVI, encoded by the coding sequence ATGACCACCCTCTCCACCCGCAGCTTTGCCCGGATTCGCCAGGCCCTGTTGGACCATGCAGAAGTCGCGCTGATCGACGTGCGCGAAGAAGCGCCGTTCGCCGAATCCCATCCACTGTTTGCCGCGAACATCCCGCTGTCCAAGCTTGAGCTGGAGGTGTATGCACGCATTCCACGGCGCGATACCCAGGTCACCGTGTACGACAACGGTGAAGGCCTGGCCGCCCGCGCCGCCGAGCGCCTGGTTGCGTTGGGCTATTCCCAGGTCAGCCTGCTCGAAGGCGGCCTGGACGGTTGGCGCAAGGCCGGTGGCGAGCTGTTCATCGACGTCAACGTACCGAGCAAGGCGTTCGGCGAACTGGTGGAAAGCGAACGACATACGCCGTCCCTGGCCGCTGAAGAGGTGCAGGCGCTGCTCGACAGCCAGGCCGATGTGGTGGTGCTCGATGCCCGGCGTTTCGACGAATACCAGACCATGAGCATTCCCACCGGCATCAGCGTGCCGGGGGCCGAACTGGTGTTGCGCGCCCGCGAACTGGCGCCCGACCCGGCCACCCGCATCATCGTCAACTGCGCCGGACGTACCCGCAGCATTATCGGCACCCAATCGCTGATCAATGCCGGCGTGGCCAATCCGGTGTCGGCCCTGCGCAACGGCACCATCGGCTGGACCCTGGCCGGGCAGAAACTTGCCCATGGCCAATCGCGGCGTTTTGCGCCGACCTCCGAGGAGCACCGCCAGATCGCAGCCGTGGATGCGCGGCGTGTCGCCGACAAGGCCAGCGTTGGCCGTGCCACCCTGAGCGACCTGCGCACCTGGCAGCAGGACACCACACGCACCACCTACCTGTTCGATGTACGCACCCCGGAAGAATTCGAAGCCGGTCACCTGCCGGGCGCACGCTCCACGCCGGGCGGGCAACTGGTGCAGGAAACCGATCATTTCGCCAGCGTGCGCGGTGCCCGGCTGGTGCTCGCGGATGACGATGGCGTGCGCGCAAACATGTCCGCGTCCTGGCTGGCCCAATTAGGCTGGGAAGTGCATGTGCTGGACGACCTGCAAGCGGCGCACCTCAGTGAGCAAGGCACTTGGGTCGCGCCGGTGCCGGTGCCGCCCCAGGCCGAGCTGATCAGCCCCCATACCCTCGTCGATTGGCTGGCCCATGGCGACACCGTGGTGCTGGATTTCACCGCCAGCGCCAACTACGTGAAGCGCCATATCCCCGGAGCCTGGTGGGTACTGCGTGCACAACTCGCCGAGGCCCTGGCCAAGGTGCCCGCCGCCCAGCGTTACGTGCTGACCTGCGGCAGCAGCCAACTGGCGCGCCTGGCGGTGGCTGAAGTCGAAACCCTCACCGGCAAGCAGGTGTTCCTGCTGCAGGACGGCACTGCCGGCTGGATCAACGCGCAGCTGCCGCTGGAAGCAGGCGAAACCCACCTGGCCTCGCCGCGTATCGACCGCTACCGCCGCCCGTACGAAGGCACCGACAACCCCAGGGAAGCCATGCAAGCCTATCTGGACTGGGAATTCGGCCTGGTCGACCAGTTGGCACGCGACGGCACCCACGGTTTCCATGTGATCTGA
- a CDS encoding cysteine dioxygenase family protein gives MTQARHPERLRAFIGALAELIDGNPREGDLLHRGGKLLAQLVSHDDWLPDEFAQPDPERYQQFLLHADSRQRFSIVSFVWGPGQSTPIHDHRVWGLIGMLRGSEFSQGFERAPDGRLMAEGKPIQLVPGQVEAVSPKVGDIHQVSNAHSDQVSISIHVYGANIGAVRRAVYQPDGSEKLFISGYSNAFLPNIWDLSKEKSPAL, from the coding sequence ATGACCCAGGCCCGACACCCCGAGAGACTCAGAGCCTTCATAGGCGCCCTGGCGGAATTGATCGACGGTAATCCACGCGAAGGCGACCTGCTGCACCGTGGCGGCAAGCTGCTGGCGCAACTGGTCAGCCATGACGACTGGCTTCCCGACGAATTCGCCCAACCTGATCCCGAGCGCTACCAGCAGTTCCTGCTGCATGCCGATTCACGCCAGCGTTTCAGCATCGTCAGCTTTGTGTGGGGGCCGGGACAAAGCACACCGATCCACGACCACCGGGTATGGGGCCTGATCGGGATGCTGCGCGGCTCAGAGTTTTCCCAAGGGTTTGAACGCGCCCCTGACGGCCGCCTGATGGCCGAAGGCAAGCCGATCCAGTTGGTGCCGGGCCAGGTTGAAGCGGTGTCGCCCAAGGTCGGCGACATCCACCAGGTGAGCAACGCCCACAGCGACCAGGTGTCCATCAGCATCCATGTGTACGGCGCCAATATCGGTGCGGTGCGCCGCGCGGTGTACCAGCCCGACGGCAGCGAGAAACTGTTTATCTCCGGTTATTCCAACGCCTTCCTCCCGAATATCTGGGATTTGTCCAAAGAAAAGAGCCCTGCCCTATGA
- a CDS encoding LysR family transcriptional regulator, with protein sequence MKIDDIDAFVEVIRCQSISHAAESLQLTQPAITRRVQNFEQALGVELFDRNTKPLKPTLIGTRVYEQCRLILREMDALRELVATDAPPTGLLRLGVPQTIGDVVLLDALKHLRTEYPDLRAQVATGWGSQLVGKIERGELDAAAALFPAGKIFPDNIVGESIGKMELVVVCAKAQLPKKPCKLADVYQNGWILNPDGCGFRAGLQRTLSDQGLALRVNLETFGTELQLGLVADGLGLGLVPRPLLERSAHREHLAVMPLKDFKPVMDLWLIYPHFLGNLQGPVDAFGKLVAASLHKIRDAA encoded by the coding sequence ATGAAAATTGACGATATCGATGCCTTTGTCGAAGTGATTCGTTGCCAGTCCATCAGCCACGCCGCCGAGTCGTTGCAACTGACCCAGCCGGCCATTACCCGTCGCGTGCAGAACTTCGAGCAGGCGTTGGGGGTGGAGTTGTTCGACCGCAACACCAAGCCCCTCAAGCCCACGCTGATCGGCACCCGCGTCTACGAGCAGTGCCGGTTGATCCTGCGCGAGATGGACGCCCTGCGCGAACTGGTGGCCACCGATGCACCGCCCACTGGCCTGTTGCGCCTGGGCGTGCCGCAGACCATCGGCGATGTGGTGTTGCTGGATGCACTCAAGCACCTGCGCACCGAATACCCCGACCTGCGTGCCCAGGTCGCTACGGGGTGGGGCAGCCAACTGGTGGGCAAGATCGAACGCGGTGAGCTGGATGCGGCGGCGGCGCTGTTCCCGGCGGGCAAGATCTTCCCGGACAACATCGTCGGCGAGTCCATCGGCAAGATGGAACTGGTGGTGGTGTGCGCCAAGGCGCAGTTGCCGAAGAAACCGTGCAAGCTGGCGGATGTGTACCAGAACGGCTGGATTCTCAACCCGGATGGCTGCGGCTTCCGTGCGGGCTTGCAGCGGACCTTGTCCGATCAGGGCCTGGCGCTGCGGGTCAACCTGGAAACCTTCGGCACCGAGCTGCAATTGGGCCTGGTGGCGGACGGCCTGGGCCTGGGCCTGGTGCCGCGCCCGCTGCTGGAACGCAGCGCGCACCGCGAGCACCTGGCGGTGATGCCGCTCAAGGACTTCAAGCCGGTGATGGACCTGTGGCTGATCTACCCGCACTTCCTGGGCAACCTGCAGGGGCCGGTGGATGCGTTTGGCAAGCTGGTGGCTGCCTCATTGCACAAGATCAGAGACGCCGCTTAA
- a CDS encoding class II aldolase/adducin family protein codes for MSSVTSISSVSSNTVRQRVTPEEWEVRVKLAAAYRLAALYKWTDHIYTHFSARVPGPEEHFLINAFGLLFDEISASNLVKVDLDGTIVDDPTGLGINYAGYVIHSAIHGARHDLQAVLHTHTRDGIAVSAQKDGLLPISQHSIGFSGRVAYHGYEGIALDLDERERLVADLGDKSVMILRNHGLLTAGVSVEHAFQQLQQLERACNIQVAAQAAGNAELIFPPQEVVEKVEQQAKAHASGEGPGVARHWNALVRQLERSDTDYKN; via the coding sequence ATGAGCAGCGTCACCTCGATTTCCAGCGTTTCCAGCAACACCGTTCGCCAACGCGTCACGCCAGAAGAATGGGAAGTGCGCGTCAAGCTGGCCGCCGCCTATCGCCTGGCGGCCTTGTACAAGTGGACCGACCATATCTATACCCACTTCTCCGCCCGTGTGCCGGGCCCGGAGGAGCATTTCCTGATCAACGCCTTCGGCTTGCTGTTCGATGAAATCAGTGCGTCCAACCTGGTCAAGGTCGACCTCGATGGCACTATCGTGGATGACCCGACGGGCCTGGGCATCAACTACGCCGGCTATGTCATCCACAGCGCCATCCACGGCGCGCGTCACGACCTGCAAGCGGTGCTGCACACCCATACCCGCGACGGCATCGCGGTGTCGGCGCAAAAAGACGGCTTGCTGCCGATCTCCCAGCACTCCATCGGTTTCTCCGGGCGGGTGGCCTATCACGGTTATGAAGGGATTGCCCTCGACCTTGACGAGCGCGAGCGCTTGGTTGCCGACCTGGGCGACAAAAGCGTGATGATCCTGCGCAATCATGGGTTGTTGACCGCGGGCGTCAGCGTAGAGCATGCGTTTCAGCAACTGCAGCAACTTGAGCGGGCCTGCAATATCCAGGTCGCAGCGCAGGCAGCGGGGAATGCGGAGTTGATCTTCCCGCCGCAGGAAGTGGTGGAGAAAGTCGAGCAACAGGCCAAGGCGCACGCCAGCGGCGAAGGCCCGGGCGTGGCGCGGCATTGGAATGCGCTGGTCCGGCAGTTGGAGCGCAGCGATACCGACTACAAAAACTGA
- a CDS encoding LLM class flavin-dependent oxidoreductase — protein sequence MSIEFIGYIGGHHASEIHPRSGPTLQPDYVESVARAHEEAGFDRALVAFHSNSPDSTLIASHAASVTTKLQFLIAHRPGFAQPTLAARQFTTLDVFNGGRTAVHIITGGDDRELRADGSHIGKDERYARTDEYLSVVRQEWTSEQPFDFKGTYYQVEGAHSTVKSPQQPHIPLYFGGSSKAAIEVAGKHADVYALWGETYEQVREIVTQVRAEAARHGRTIRFSLSLRPILAETEELAWARAERILQQATELAENNGFVRREPPNEGSRRLLAAAAQGSRLDKRLWTGIAGLLGAQGNSTSLVGTAEQVAEALVDYYDLGITTFLIRGFDPLNDAIDYGKRLIPLTRQLIAEREQAKQVA from the coding sequence ATGAGCATCGAATTCATCGGCTACATTGGCGGCCATCACGCTTCCGAGATCCATCCGCGCAGCGGCCCTACCCTGCAACCCGACTACGTCGAGAGCGTGGCCCGCGCCCACGAAGAGGCCGGTTTCGACCGCGCCCTGGTGGCCTTCCACTCCAACAGCCCGGACAGCACGCTGATCGCCTCCCACGCCGCCAGCGTGACCACCAAGCTGCAATTTCTCATCGCCCACCGCCCCGGTTTCGCCCAGCCCACCCTGGCCGCGCGCCAATTCACCACCCTTGATGTGTTCAACGGCGGGCGTACAGCGGTGCACATCATCACCGGCGGCGACGACCGCGAACTGCGCGCCGATGGCAGCCATATCGGCAAGGACGAACGCTACGCCCGCACCGACGAATACCTGAGCGTGGTGCGCCAGGAATGGACCAGCGAGCAGCCCTTCGACTTCAAGGGCACCTACTATCAGGTCGAAGGTGCGCACTCCACGGTGAAGTCGCCACAGCAGCCGCATATCCCGCTGTATTTCGGTGGCTCGTCCAAAGCGGCGATTGAAGTGGCGGGCAAGCATGCCGACGTGTATGCGCTGTGGGGCGAAACCTACGAGCAGGTGCGCGAGATCGTCACCCAGGTACGCGCCGAAGCAGCCAGGCATGGGCGTACGATCAGGTTCAGCTTGTCGTTGCGGCCGATCCTCGCCGAGACCGAAGAGCTGGCGTGGGCACGGGCCGAGCGCATCTTGCAGCAGGCGACCGAGCTGGCAGAGAACAATGGCTTTGTGCGGCGTGAACCGCCCAACGAAGGCTCGCGCCGCTTGCTCGCCGCAGCGGCGCAAGGCTCACGCCTGGATAAGCGCTTGTGGACCGGGATTGCCGGGTTGCTCGGTGCGCAGGGCAATTCCACCTCGCTGGTGGGCACCGCTGAGCAGGTCGCGGAGGCCTTGGTGGATTATTACGACCTGGGGATCACCACGTTCCTGATTCGTGGGTTTGATCCTCTGAATGATGCGATTGACTACGGCAAGCGCCTGATCCCCCTCACCCGCCAACTGATCGCAGAACGCGAACAGGCCAAACAAGTCGCCTGA
- a CDS encoding phosphomannomutase, with protein sequence MNMSKLLVERIGLFPSSGNIHVEVNNSTRVVERMQVLYRDNSLASDESCSGLSMVFADWRFKLQVSDALSVCLCVESRGDSQFMRVKTAELLANICGTEERP encoded by the coding sequence ATGAACATGTCAAAGTTATTGGTAGAGCGTATTGGTCTATTTCCTTCTTCGGGAAACATTCATGTCGAAGTGAATAACTCGACCCGCGTCGTCGAGCGCATGCAGGTGTTATACCGCGACAATTCCCTGGCCAGCGATGAATCCTGTTCCGGACTGTCGATGGTGTTCGCCGATTGGCGCTTCAAGTTGCAGGTGAGTGATGCGCTGTCGGTGTGCCTGTGCGTGGAAAGTCGCGGTGACAGCCAGTTCATGCGGGTCAAGACCGCCGAGTTGCTGGCGAACATCTGCGGCACCGAGGAGCGGCCATGA
- a CDS encoding low molecular weight protein-tyrosine-phosphatase: MFNRILIVCVGNICRSPTAEQLLRNALAHSAIEVSSAGLAALRDSPLEPTALRVLEEHGHAPVSHRARQLTSAAVSDADLVLVMEQRHIDGVLSLAPEARGKVFLLGKWQYNREIMDPYRQGKPAFVHAYALIEQAAQAWAQRLVG, encoded by the coding sequence TTGTTCAATAGGATTTTGATTGTGTGTGTCGGCAATATTTGTCGCAGCCCCACGGCAGAACAATTACTGCGCAATGCGCTGGCGCACTCCGCGATAGAAGTGAGTTCTGCGGGGTTGGCCGCATTGCGTGACAGCCCGCTGGAGCCCACGGCTCTGCGGGTACTGGAAGAGCACGGGCATGCACCGGTTTCACACAGGGCACGTCAACTGACAAGCGCTGCGGTGAGTGACGCGGATCTTGTACTCGTGATGGAACAACGGCATATCGACGGGGTACTCAGCCTCGCGCCGGAAGCACGGGGCAAAGTGTTCCTGCTGGGTAAATGGCAATACAACCGCGAGATCATGGACCCTTATCGTCAAGGCAAACCAGCCTTTGTTCATGCCTATGCGTTGATAGAGCAAGCGGCTCAGGCGTGGGCGCAAAGGTTAGTCGGTTAA